The Branchiostoma floridae strain S238N-H82 chromosome 8, Bfl_VNyyK, whole genome shotgun sequence genome has a segment encoding these proteins:
- the LOC118421909 gene encoding kelch-like protein 24: MAEMESLDYNSDLGSYVRMEDRTFHEDDCSRYKDVSQCDKVLAELNSQRHCGDFLDFVVKVQNVEFPCHRAVLASTPYFKVMFSSSFTERRSKNVQLHGIDSDGFSKILDFLYTGEICITQDDIHDILQAAHMLQVDKITEYCQTFIEERYDLSNCLSAMRLSDLYGFSGLREQARKDTLSNFYEISQSEEFFTLSGQELLDLLTDKKLRVTDEESIVDAVIRWLDHDPENRRTVVITIFQEIRLMSVRVSTLKKLELHSVIQDSPGCLAMVTGAKEKHLAGATLWQVSAGAELDEPKVRQRLGTSDDLAFLVGGCMIGEGSDAGLMTPLQSVMCLDPDTEQYYLVTALPMHITGYMSVTSAERCLYVTGGRAYPLPYAPDSVPLRQAFWYDFVTNAWTKLPDMPLGRAGHQSVVADGKLFLVGGDIDNTSTFSMDCYDLKEQAWIVPPTLPEIASLDLTVTACNVFS, encoded by the exons ATGGCTGAAATGGAATCATTGGACTATAACAGTGACCTTGGCAGCTATGTAAGAATGGAGGACAGAACATTCCACGAGGATGACTGCTCTCGCTACAAAGATGTCAGCCAATGTGATAAGGTCCTTGCCGAGCTTAACAGCCAGCGCCATTGTGGAGATTTTCTTGATTTCGTGGTAAAGGTCCAGAATGTGGAATTCCCTTGTCATCGGGCTGTGTTGGCGTCTACGCCGTACTTTAAAGTCATGTTTTCCTCTAGCTTCACCGAAAGAAGGTCAAAGAACGTGCAACTGCATGGGATTGACTCTGATGGCTTCTCCAAGATCCTGGACTTTCTGTATACTGGTGAAATCTGCATCACTCAAGACGACATTCACGACATTCTGCAGGCAGCTCACATGCTGCAAGTTGACAAGATCACGGAGTATTGCCAAACATTCATCGAAGAGAGGTATGATCTGTCAAACTGCCTGAGTGCCATGCGGCTCTCTGACCTGTATGGGTTTTCTGGCTTGAGGGAACAAGCCAGGAAAGACACTTTGTCTAACTTCTATGAGATATCGCAAAGTGAAGAATTTTTTACTCTTTCGGGACAGGAGCTCTTGGATCTACTAACAGACAAAAAACTGCGTGTTACGGATGAAGAAAGTATTGTTGATGCAGTGATCCGATGGCTCGATCATGATCCGGAAAACCGCAGGACAGTGGTAATCACCATATTTCAGGAGATCCGCCTGATGTCCGTGAGAGTCAGTACGCTAAAGAAGCTAGAGTTGCATTCTGTGATACAAGATTCTCCTGGATGTCTGGCAATGGTCACAGGAGCCAAGGAGAAACATCTCGCTGGCGCCACTTTGTGGCAAGTAAGTGCAGGAGCAGAGTTAGATGAGCCCAAAGTTAGACAAAGACTCGGTACCTCAGACGACCTGGCATTTCTTGTTGGTGGTTGCATGATAGGAGAGGGAAGTGATGCTGGACTGATGACACCCTTGCAAAGTGTGATGTGCTTGGATCCGGACACTGAGCAATACTACCTTGTCACTGCCCTACCAATGCACATTACAGGCTATATGAGTGTCACAAGTGCAGAAAGATGCCTGTATGTGACAGGTGGGCGTGCCTATCCTTTGCCCTACGCCCCTGACAGTGTACCATTGAGGCAGGCATTTTGGTACGACTTCGTCACAAACGCTTGGACAAAGTTACCCGACATGCCTCTGGGTAGGGCAGGACACCAGTCAGTCGTCGCTGATGGGAAACTGTTCCTGGTTGGAGGCGACATTGACAACACGTCTACATTCAGCATGGATTGTTACGATCTTAAAGAACAAGCTTGGATCGTGCCACCCACGTTGCCAGAAATAGCCTCTTTAGACTTAACTGTAACAGCCTGCAACG TGTTTTCGTGA
- the LOC118421057 gene encoding uncharacterized protein LOC118421057 isoform X1, producing MKGLVFVIAVAFACCVATCGALECRTCAALGTRQDCLNRPESNCTIPDPVCMTTYKSVAGVKGWSNNCSPRAGCEAAKLSNHLLCKKREVFTCVTCCTTDGCVGDLMPSAASAARISIVTMATAALAVLLKNAAGF from the exons ATGAAGGGACTTGTTTTCGTCATCGCCGTCGCTTTTGCCTGTTGTGTCGCTACAT GTGGTGCTCTGGAGTGCCGTACTTGCGCGGCTCTTGGCACCAGGCAGGACTGTCTGAACCGACCAGAGTCTAACTGCACCATTCCTGACCCCGTCTGCATGACAACTTATAAAA GCGTTGCAGGTGTAAAGGGGTGGAGCAACAACTGCTCACCAAGGGCCGGTTGTGAAGCAG CTAAGCTCTCGAACCACCTATTGTGCAAGAAGAGGGAAGTGTTCACCTGTGTCACCTGCTGCACCACTGACGGCTGCGTGGGAGATCTCATGCCCTCAGCTGCATCCGCCGCTCGAATCAGCatcgtcaccatggcaaccgccGCCCTGGCCGTCCTCCTGAAGAACGCCGCGGGGTTCTAG
- the LOC118421057 gene encoding uncharacterized protein LOC118421057 isoform X2 encodes MKGFVFVIGFALACCVPACGALECRTCAALGTRQDCLNRPESNCTIPDPVCMTTYKSVAGVKGWSNNCSPRAGCEAAKLSNHLLCKKREVFTCVTCCTTDGCVGDLMPSAASAARISIVTMATAALAVLLKNAAGF; translated from the exons ATGAAGGGTTTTGTCTTTGTCATCGGTTTTGCTCTCGCCTGCTGCGTCCCTGCAT GTGGTGCTCTGGAGTGCCGTACTTGCGCGGCTCTTGGCACCAGGCAGGACTGTCTGAACCGACCAGAGTCTAACTGCACCATTCCTGACCCCGTCTGCATGACAACTTATAAAA GCGTTGCAGGTGTAAAGGGGTGGAGCAACAACTGCTCACCAAGGGCCGGTTGTGAAGCAG CTAAGCTCTCGAACCACCTATTGTGCAAGAAGAGGGAAGTGTTCACCTGTGTCACCTGCTGCACCACTGACGGCTGCGTGGGAGATCTCATGCCCTCAGCTGCATCCGCCGCTCGAATCAGCatcgtcaccatggcaaccgccGCCCTGGCCGTCCTCCTGAAGAACGCCGCGGGGTTCTAG
- the LOC118421908 gene encoding uncharacterized protein LOC118421908: MPDVDGSPFAKYIFPFENLVLEGGGAKGAAYVGALKVLDEAGILKNIKRFGGTSAGSITAGFLAVGMTPQDILDKINEDLGAILLDSPWYLCGCCKYLWYFNNLENHYGIFPAERFVKWYGDAIEEHLRKMKRRQGVENPKQFDSLKGDITFAEVYEAFGKELCTVSYETEFSSEVYSHVKTSPLLEIREAVRMSMSIPVVFEAYKPPVGQLGPPARHVDGGVSANYPIYCFEGWWLSMEEQNTFANRLDGLNGWDLAKNFRPDVSREHFRVEGSPHEQKAIREKTLGSCLFTDTQPADRYQHQFEDRTKHFVENHPQYKRMLERPNTKLGKEYGKRDHQLQQDRDKFSKELDNDRKLENKIMRVAEACPNKAEMECRFATLTPQETIQIYGKNDPKAAFKMLFLNYKDEPTTTLALDIFHNEKPLQAARNRNLKGSFANTPLQLYSQLAAMFGKNLPMQVGVRQE, translated from the exons ATGCCTGATGTCGACGGTTCGCCTTTCGCAAAGTACATATTCCCCTTTGAGAACCTCGTGTTGGAAGGTGGGGGAGCGAAGGGAGCAGCTTACGTGGGCGCACTGAAG GTATTGGATGAAGCGGGGATATTGAAAAATATCAAGCGGTTCGGCGGCACGAGCGCTGGCTCCATCACTGCGGGTTTTCTGGCAGTAGGCATGACTCCGCAGGATATTCTGGACAAGATAAACGAGGACCTAGGGGCCATTCTCCTTG ACAGCCCCTGGTATCTATGCGGATGCTGTAAATACCTCTGGTATTTCAACAACCTGGAAAATCACTACGGAATCTTTCCGGCCGAAAGGTTCGTGAAATGGTACGGAGACGCCATTGAAGAACATCTCCGGAAGATGAAGAGGAGGCAAGGGGTGGAGAACCCCAAACAGTTCGACAGTCTAAAAGGAGACATTACCTTCGCTGAG GTTTACGAAGCATTTGGGAAGGAGTTGTGCACGGTGTCGTATGAGACTGAGTTTTCCAGCGAGGTTTACTCTCACGTCAAGACGTCGCCACTTCTGGAGATCAGAGAGGCAGTGCGGATGTCCATGTCGATTCCAG TGGTGTTTGAAGCGTACAAACCTCCGGTCGGGCAACTTGGACCACCAGCAAGACACGTAGACGGAGGAGTGTCCGCCAACTACCCCATCTACTGTTTTGAAG GTTGGTGGCTGTCCATGGAGGAACAAAACACCTTTGCTAACCGGCTGGATGGGTTAAATGGATGGGACCTGGCAAAGAACTTCCGTCCCGATGTCAGCCGCGAACACTTTCGAGTCGAGGGGAGTCCCCATGAGCAGAAAGCGATTCGAGAGAAAACCCTTGGCTCGTGTCTG TTTACAGACACTCAGCCAGCAGACCGGTACCAACACCAGTTTGAAGATCGTACGAAACACTTCGTGGAGAATCACCCTCAATACAAGAGGATGTTGGAAAGACCAAATACAAAGCTGGGAAA GGAGTACGGAAAGAGGGACCATCAGTTGCAGCAGGATCGGGATAAGTTCTCCAAGGAACTAGACAATGACCGCAAGCTGGAGAACAAGATTATGCGGGTCGCCGAAGCATGCCCGAACAAAGCGGAGATGGAATGCCGATTTGCGACG CTGACGCCTCAAGAGACCATACAGATATACGGAAAGAACGACCCGAAAGCAGCTTTCAAGATGCTGTTTCTTAACTACAAGGATGAG CCGACCACGACTCTTGCTCTGGACATCTTCCATAACGAGAAGCCCCTACAAGCAGCGAGGAACAGAAACCTGAAAGGGTCATTCGCGAACACCCCGTTACAGCTGTACTCGCAGTTGGCGGCCATGTTCGGCAAAAACCTTCCTATGCAGGTAGGAGTCCGTCAGGAGTGA